The following coding sequences lie in one Streptomyces ortus genomic window:
- a CDS encoding anti-sigma factor: protein MSTADLHTMTGAYALHALSDEERGAFERHAADCEACAQEALELRETAARLGLAVSASPPAALKSRVMRRITTVRQDGPRVAPLARSTGDGTRARRLSRWALAACLAGVAAFGGTTVWQYDRAQDANEQARQSERRTDAIASVLAASDARTSSAELADGARGTVVVSKSRDEAVFIASGMAAPPSGKVYQLWFNDGGTMRSAGLMDSHRTAEAVLLEGAVDKASGMGITVEPAGGSAEPTSDPVALMTFPA, encoded by the coding sequence GTGAGCACGGCCGACCTGCACACGATGACGGGCGCGTACGCGCTGCACGCGCTCTCCGACGAGGAGCGGGGCGCCTTCGAACGGCACGCCGCGGACTGCGAGGCCTGCGCGCAGGAGGCGCTCGAACTGCGCGAGACCGCGGCCCGGCTCGGTCTGGCGGTCTCCGCCTCCCCGCCGGCCGCGCTCAAGAGCCGGGTCATGCGGCGGATCACGACGGTCCGCCAGGACGGCCCGCGCGTCGCACCCCTGGCCCGGTCCACCGGCGACGGCACCCGGGCGCGCCGGCTGTCCCGGTGGGCGCTCGCGGCCTGTCTGGCCGGGGTGGCCGCGTTCGGCGGCACGACCGTGTGGCAGTACGACCGGGCGCAGGACGCGAACGAGCAGGCACGGCAGTCGGAGCGGCGTACGGACGCGATCGCGTCGGTGCTGGCCGCCTCCGACGCGAGGACGAGCAGCGCCGAACTGGCGGACGGGGCCCGCGGCACGGTCGTGGTCTCCAAGAGCCGTGACGAGGCGGTCTTCATCGCCTCGGGCATGGCGGCCCCGCCGAGCGGCAAGGTCTACCAGCTGTGGTTCAACGACGGGGGCACCATGCGGTCCGCCGGGCTGATGGACTCCCACCGCACGGCCGAGGCGGTCCTGCTGGAGGGGGCCGTGGACAAGGCCTCCGGTATGGGAATCACCGTCGAACCGGCCGGCGGCTCGGCCGAGCCGACCTCTGATCCCGTCGCCCTGATGACGTTCCCTGCCTGA